TATTGCAAGGTCAACAAGGGAAGCAACCAAGCCCAGACTTGGGCATCCTGGGCGGGAGGCAGAATGCCCAGGGAGGGATGGGCCTGTGGGACAAGGGTCCGGACCCGCAGCTCTGGGGACGTCTCAGGTGCAGCAAGGACAGGCTCCACCTGGCTGGGAgagaagagagccagagaggTGACTCGGCAGCTCAGAGCACTCGGAGGCAGTAGGGGACAGGGTCACGTCCAGGTGACAGCCCCCTCTGGACTCAGTCATGGGCTCGGAGACCCTCAGTCTCTCAGTGACCTCCCCACAACCTCTCTCTCACTCAGCTGGGGTCATTCCCCATTGCTCAGCCTTCTCTGGGCCCTCAGggtcccctcttcctcccctggtTCTCACCTCACTGGGGATCCAAGCAGGCCAGCCCACAAGCGCCCTTACAGCACTTCTTGGCCCCTGGGCACTGGGTGTCTCTCAGACAGCGGTTTGGGGGGTTCAACATGGCGCACTGGATCAGAATGTGGGGGCAGGAGCCAGGCTTAGTGGACACGGGAACTTTGGCTTTGACTGGA
This genomic interval from Mustela lutreola isolate mMusLut2 chromosome 9, mMusLut2.pri, whole genome shotgun sequence contains the following:
- the PI3 gene encoding elafin — its product is MRPNSFLVLAVFLFLGILVAQAAVSGVPPKGQGRVLVKGQDPVRGQDPVKAKVPVSTKPGSCPHILIQCAMLNPPNRCLRDTQCPGAKKCCKGACGLACLDPQ